CGGCACGGTCTTCCATTTCGTCACCGGCGGCATCCACGAGGCGCTGCGCCTGGCGCGCGAAGCGGCCGGCGCGCGCGACATCCGCATCGGGGGCGGCGCCGACACCGTGCGCCAGTATCTGCAGGCCGGCCTGATCGACCAGCTGCACCTGGCCATCGCGCCGACGCTGCTGGGCTCGGGCGAGCGCCTGTTCGACGGCGTGGACCTGACGGTCCCCGGCTACCGCTGTACCGGCTTCCGCGCCTCGGAGGAGGCGCTGCACGTGGTGCTGGAGCGGGGCTGACACGAAGCGCGCGGCCAGGTCTGCGCGGCGGGCGCTCTCCAGGGGACAGGTTGATCTCGCGGATCGGCAGCGCGCAGACTCCAGCGGCCACAGGAGCGTGGCATCGAAAGGGGATTCGCGTGAATCGATGGACAAGGGCCGCGGTACTCGCGGTGGCGACGGCACTGGCCGGCTGTGCGACCCACAACCGCGTGGTGGTGAACCCGGGGCACCAGACCGTGGTCAGGACGGCTTATGTGGTCCTGCATGGCGGCAACTCGGCGGATATGGATGCCCATGTCCAGCAGGAGCTCATGGCGCATGGAATCCAGGTCAAGGCGGGACCGGAAGTGCGCGAGGCGGGCACCGATGTCGTGGTCCGCTACACGGACAACTGGCGCTGGGACATGGCGATGTACCTGCGTTCGCTGGATATCCAGATCTACAACGCCTCCGGCACGCTGATTGCGAGCGGATCGTGGAAGAACTCGGCGCTGCATGGCTACCACTCGGCCGAGAAGGTCACCCGGCAGGTGATGGACGAGGTGCTCGCCAGGCTCGACGCGGGCTAGGGATTGCGGTGGCGTTCCGGCGTTGCCGGGCATCGCCGGCCGTGACATGGCCTACGCCGCCACGCCGCTAGAGTGCCGCGCGAGGATCGAACGCGGGCGAGGTGTGGGATGCAAGGTGTTTCCGGAAAGCGCCAGGTGCTGGGGCTGGTCGGCTGGCTGCTGCTGGCGTGCGTCGCCGGTGGCATCGGCGCGGCCGCGTCGGTGCGGGCGGCCGAGTTCTACGGGCAACTGGCGCAGCCGTCCTGGGCGCCGCCGGCGGCGGTGTTCGGCCCGGTGTGGAGCGTGCTGTACGTCCTAATGGGCATCGCGGCGTGGCTGGTCTGGCGACGCGGCGGCTGGGCCGCGCAGCGGCGGGCGTTGACCGTGTTCGTGGCGCAGCTGGCGCTCAATGCGCTGTGGAGCTGGCTGTTCTTCGGCTGGCACCTGGGCGCACTGGCGATGCTGGACATCGTCGTGCTGTGGGGGCTGATCGTCGTCACCGTGGTGATGTTCTGGCGCGCGCGGCCGCTGGCCGGCGCGCTGCTGCTGCCGTATCTGGCGTGGGTGAGCTTCGCCACTGCGCTCAACTACGCGGTGTGGCAGCTCAACCCGCAGGCGCTGGGGTGAACCGAGCGGGCGGTCCGGACACGATCGCCCGCAACATCGGCAGGCGTGCGACCAGCCGCGCGGCGTGCGCGGTTGGCCGACCCGACGCCGGCCTCAGAGACCCTTCAACAGGCCGCGCAGCAGCTTCTTGCCGGTGCTCTCCTTCTCCGCGGGCTGGGACGCGTCGCCGGCCGGCGTCTCCTGGCCCTGACCCATGCCGCCGAGGTCCATGCCCAGCACGGCGCTGGCGGTGGACTTGGTGCGCACGCGCACGTTCCACTCCGGTGCCCAGGGCTGTTTGGGATCGGCGGGTTTCGGCGGCCAGGTGAGGTTGGTCTCCGGGCCGTAGGCGATCATCGACAGCATTCCCGCGCCTGCCTCGCCGCCGTCCTTGAGGATGCCCTTGGGGATCTGGCAGCGCGTGGTATCCGGGCCCAGCAGCACCTTGTCCTTGACCCAGCGTTCCATGGTGGCGGCCGGCAGGAAATCGATCAGCCCGCCGCCCATGTCCGGCACCTCGGCACTGCTCCACAGCACCATGTCTTGGCCCTGCTTGGCCATGACGCTGATGAAGTAGGCGCCGGCACGCGCCACCGGCTGCCAGCTCAGGACGATGCCGTCGGCCGGCGCGCCCTGCTGCTGCAGGGCGATGTCGGGCATGAAGTCGGCCTGCGCGCCCAGGGTGAACTTCAGCGAGTCCGGCACGCCCTGGCCGGTGATGCGGTGCTCGCCCTGCAGCGAGGCGCCGCGCTCGGCCCGCCTGCGCGCCTTCTGGTTGGGCCACAGCGCATAGCTGGGGTCGGGCCGCACGTCGCGGTCGGGCGCGCGGCGCGATTCGACCGAACCGCTGGCCTCGGGCACGCCGTTGCGCATGCGCACCTGGATCACCCGCGGCTGGCCGGGGCCGATGCTGGCGCCGCAGCCCCAGTACACGAGCATGCGCGCCTCGGTGGCGTCCATTTGAGGGCCGTCGCCCTGCGCGTCTGGGATGGTGGCGCGCGTGGGCGGCAGCAGCGGCAGCGCGTCGCCCAGGCCCAGGCCGGCCGGGATCGCCTGTTGCGCGGGCAGGCCCGGCGCCAGGGTGTTGTGCAGGGCGATGTCGAAGTACAGCCCGCTCGCCCCGCCCGAGCGCGCGTCCGGATAGCCCAGGTCCTGCTTGCCGCCCAGCATCCCGGCCAAGCGTCCCAGCGCACCCATGTCGGGCATGCCGGCCATCCTGTGGGTGTCCACGTCGATGAAGACCTGAGTGGGTGCGACGGGCGCGGCGGCGCGGGTGGGCAGGGCCAGCAGCAGGCAGGCGGCGACGGCGGCGGGCAGGAGGCGGTGGCTGGACATGGGCGTTCCGGTGGCGTGCGTGTCCCGGATATGCGCGGAACGGGGCGCGGACCGGACATGCGGCGCGGATCGTCTGCTGTTCGCTTCGGCGCGGCGAGGTCGGTCGAGTCACGACCCTCGCGCTCCGGCCCGCGGAGGTGCAGGTCCGGCGTCATGCGCCGCGCCAGGGCGCGGCTTCCCTCGCTCAGCCGTCGACCGGGTGCGCCGGCGTCTCCAGCAGCAGCTCGTAGAACGCCAGGTCCAGCCAGCGGCCGAACTTGAAGCCCACCTGCGGCAGCGTGCCGACATGGCGGAAGCCCAGGCGCTCGTGCAGGGCGACGCTGGCGGTGTTGCTGGCGTCGATGCCGCCGATCATCGCGTGCAGGCCCTGCGCCCGCGCGGCCTCGATCAGGGCCTGGATCACCACCCGCCCCAGGCCGCGGCCGCGATGGTCGGGGTGTACGTACACCGAATGCTCGACCGAATACTTGTAGGCCGGAAACGCGCGGAAGGTGCCGTAGCTGCCGAAGGCCAGCAGCGTGCCGTGCGCGTCTTCCACGCCGATCACCGGGAAGCCACCCTCGCCCTTGGCCTTGAACCAGGCCGTCATGGTGGCCGGCGTGCGCAGGGCGTACTCGTACAGCGCGGTGGAGTGGACGATGGCATCGTTGAAGATGTCCAGGATCGCGGCGGCGTGCTGGTCGTGCGTGCAGCGCACGAGGGTGTGGGCGGACATGGGGCTCTCTGGGCGAGGGAACGGCGGCCGGGCGCGGCTTCGCGCAACGGCGGCGCACGCAGGCAGAATAAGGCGTCGGCGTCATCATGTCCCGGCGCCCGCCGCGAAGTCCGCCATCCCTCATGCCTACAAGGAGTACGCCGTGTCGATCGCCTCCGTCCGCGCCTTCTTTCAGCAGCACGCGCCTGAGGTGGAGGTGATCGAACACGCGCAGAGCACGGCCACGGTGGCGATGGCCGCCGAGGCGCTGGGCGTGACGCCGGGCCAGATCGCCAAGACCCTCGCCTTAGGCCTGGACGATGCGCTGTTGCTGCTGGTGATGGCCGGCGATGCGCGGCTGGACAACCAGAAGTTCAAGGC
The window above is part of the Pseudoxanthomonas sp. X-1 genome. Proteins encoded here:
- a CDS encoding TspO/MBR family protein; the protein is MQGVSGKRQVLGLVGWLLLACVAGGIGAAASVRAAEFYGQLAQPSWAPPAAVFGPVWSVLYVLMGIAAWLVWRRGGWAAQRRALTVFVAQLALNALWSWLFFGWHLGALAMLDIVVLWGLIVVTVVMFWRARPLAGALLLPYLAWVSFATALNYAVWQLNPQALG
- a CDS encoding GNAT family N-acetyltransferase produces the protein MSAHTLVRCTHDQHAAAILDIFNDAIVHSTALYEYALRTPATMTAWFKAKGEGGFPVIGVEDAHGTLLAFGSYGTFRAFPAYKYSVEHSVYVHPDHRGRGLGRVVIQALIEAARAQGLHAMIGGIDASNTASVALHERLGFRHVGTLPQVGFKFGRWLDLAFYELLLETPAHPVDG